The Pseudomonas multiresinivorans DNA window ACTTTGCAAACTGCAAGCGGCCACTGTTTGGTCTTTGTCTATAAGTTATTGATTAATAAGGTTTTTACTGGAATGGAAAAGCTGGCACAGGGCTTGCGATAGTCCTAGTGCAACTGCAGCCAGGAACGGGCCGCAGTTTTCCAATAATTCAGGAGAAACCGCCATGAAACGTTTCAACAAACTGGCCCTTGCCGCTGCCACCGCAACCGCTCTGAGCTTCTCGTTCGCCAACTCGGTGTTCGCCCAGCCGACGACTCTGGCCGCCAATGACACCGTCCAGAAAACTGAAGAGGCGGTTTCCGACACCTGGATCACCAGCAAGGTGAAATCCAGCCTGATCGCCAACAAGGACATCAGCGGTACCAACATCAAGGTCGAAACCAACAAAGGTGTGGTTTCCCTGTCCGGTAACGTGAAAACCGACGCCGAGAAGGAACTGGCCGTACAGACCGCCAAAGGCATCAAAGGCGTGACCGCTGTATCCGCCGATGGACTGAAGTCGGTCGAGTAAGGCCAGGCCCTTTTCCCACCGATCGCTAGAGGAGGATCGCCATGAACACTGACGTCATCAAAGGCAAGTGGAAGCAGCTGTCCGGCACGCTCAAGGAGAAGTGGGGCAAGCTCACTGACGACGACCTGCAGGCGGCGGACGGACACGCCGAGTACCTGGTAGGCAAACTGCAGGAGCGCTACGGCTGGACCCGCGAAAAAGCGGAAGAGGAAGTCCGCGACTTCAGCCGCCGTCTGTAGCGCCCACACCCAGGGATGACCCAAGCCTCGCCGGCACGCCGGCGGGGCTTTTTCATGGGTGGGATCAGGGTGCCAGGTGTTGCTGGTAGATCGTCAGTTGGCGCGTCGGATCTGCTTCCGGGTAGTGCTGGCGGAGGAAACGCGACAGCTCGCGGACCGCCTGCAGGTCTCCCTTCTGGCCGACCTGCTTGGCCAGTTGCAGGGTCAGGCCCGGCAGCAGTTCGGGCCGTTGTGCGGAGCGCGTCAGGCGGCGCCAGCTGCTCAGTGCTTGCACGGACTCGTTGCGTTGCAGCAGCTTGCGCAGCAGGTGCAATTGAATGGTGGGATGGGCGAGCAGCCCGGTATCGCTGGCGGCACTTTCTTCAGCCAGCCTGCGCAGCAGCGCGTCGGCTGACGGCGAGGGCGGTAGGGCAAACAACTGCTTGAGGGTTTCGCTCATCAAGCCCCGGTCCTGCCTTCCCTTGGCTACGCCGTACAGGCGTTCGACCAGCAACGGTTGGTCCGGAAACTGCCGCAGCAGCTCCGCACCCCGTGCCGCGGCCTGGTCGAGGGCAAAGCGGCCGATCTGCTCATCCAGCGACGCCAGGGCGCGCTTGAAAGGAGCCTCGGGGTCTTCTTTCGCCAGGTACGCCTCGTCGACCGGCATCCGCCCCAGTCTGCGTGGCAGCCAGACGGCGAGGAAGCCGGAGACCAGCCCACCGATGTGCGCGTAGTAGTTCACATGATCGGCGGCACGCACCAGCCCGAACAGTTCCTTGCCCAGCCACAGCGGCAGGATCCACAGCGCTGGTGCCTTCAGGTAGCCCATCAGCGGCCCGAGCCAGTAGAAGAACTGGATGCGCCGCAGGCCATAGACGCCGATGTACATGCCCATCAGGCCGGAGATGGCGCCGGAGGCGCCGATGCCCGGCACCCAGGACGGATCCAGCGCCCACCACAGCAGGCCCGAGCAGAGGCCACTGAACAGGTAGAGGCCCAGGTACAGGGCGCGCCCCAGGGCGGCTTCCAGAGCGAAGCCGAAGATGAACAGGAACACCATGTTGCCGGCCAGGTGCCAGAAGCTGCCATGAAGGAACATCGAGCCGAACAGACCCTGGACGGTGAACCGCTCGGGGATGAAGCCGAAGCGCAGACTGCTGGTCTGGTCGCGGGCGGCTTCGGCTTTCAGGCGCGCGGCCTGCCAGGCGCTGTCCTGTTGGAAGGCAGGTAATTCACGCAGCTCGTGGCCGAACTCCAGGTCCGAGAGAACGAGCCAGGCCAGCTGCTGACGCGGCAGGGCCTCCAGGGCGCGCTGCTGGTCGGCTTCCAGGCGGTCGCGGCGCTCCAGCGAGGCGCTGAACAAGGGGCGCTCATGACCGAGCAGGTCCTGGTCGAGATAGACGCGCACGGCCTCTTCGCGCCGGGCGCTGTCGCCCCCCTGGTAGCCGAAGTAGATCAGGACGTTGATGACGATGAGCAGCAGCGTGATGACCGGAGGCTTCTTCCAGTCCAGCGGATGCTCGGCGGGGACGATGACCATGGCGACCGGTCCTTGGCGCAAGTGGCGTGAGTGGCGGCGAGACTAGCACCTCGCCAGCACGGCTGTCAGTTGCCGCTGCGCTTGCTCTGGATGTCGCTCAGCCGGTTACCCTCGAAGCGGACGAAATACAACATGCCGCTCCAGGGGCCGTAGATCCATTCTTCCACGGCCACTTCCATGGATTCGCCGTAGCGAGGGCCAGGCACCTGCTTGTAGCCCAGGAAGGAACGGCTGACCGGCTCGCCGCAGCGGCTGAGCACGTCGCTGGTGACATCGCCGGTGCTGATGAGTTTGCTATTGCAGCGCAAGCTGGCGGCCTGAGCGTCCAGGGCAATGACGCTGAGCGGTAACACAAGTGCGGCCAGGCGCAGAACGAAGGGGGTCTTCAATTGCGTTTGAACTCGATGCTTTTGAGTTTGTTGGCCTCGAAAGTGAGGATATAGCTGGTGCCGTTGCGCGGACCGTATACCCACTCCTCGACCCGGTATTCGCGATGGTCGTAGCCGCTGAGGGTGTAGCCGACTTCATCGCGGTGATCCGGTGCGCCGCACTTCTGTTCGACTTCCCAGGCGCGGTCGCCGGCGTTGATCAGGGAGCTACCGCAGCGCATGCTTTCCGCCTGGGCGCCCGCCGCGCAAAGCAGCAGGGCGCAGGACATCCAGGTCAGGGCTTTCATCGAACGACTCCTTACTCGCTATCGAGGTGAAGCTGGGTGGCCACGTTGCCACCATTCTCCGCTTCGCCGAAGCTGACGTCGATGAGGTAGATGCGGTCGTCGCCCAGGCCGCCCTTGCTGACCAGATAGTCCTTGATCTGGGTCGCGCGCTCCTGACCGAGCTTGCGCAGCAGCAACTGGCTGTCGCTCCAGGAGTCGAGCACGGCCTGGCGCATCTTCGCCGAACGCTCGTCCTTGCTCAGATCCTGCCATTCCGCTGGCGGCTGTTTCTTCAGACGCGCGCGGTAGACACCTTCAAGCAGGATCGGCTGCAGGTCCTCGGGGACTTCCAGCTGGCTGGCATCACTGGGCACCTTGTCGCCGCGACGCTGCAACATGCTGTAGTAGTTCTTCTGGTATTCCTGGTTCAGGCGCTTGCCGGCCAGCAATGGGCCGTCGCTGGCTGCTGCGGCGACGCCTTCGACTTCCAGCTTCAGCGCAGGGCGCTGTTTGAGGGCGCCGACCAGTTTGTCGAGGTTGCCCTGGGCGGCGGAATCCAGTTCGCTGGAGCCGGGCGCGAAGGTCACGCTGCCCAGGTCCTCGTCGCCGCCGCCGGCGAGCCCGGCAATGAATTTGAAGGGCGCCTGCACCGCGCGTACCACCAGGTTGCGCAGGGTCTGCCAGACGATGGGCATGACGCTGAACTGAGGGTTGTTCAGGTCGCCTTCCACCGGCAACTGGATATCGATGTTGCCGTTGGCGTCCTTGAGCAGAGCGATTGCCAGTTTCACCGGCAGGTCCACGGCGTCGGGGCTGTCGACCTTCTCGCCCAGTTGCAGGTGCTCCACCAGCACCTTGTTGTCGGCCTTGAGCTTGCCCTGGGTGATCTGGTAGTGCAGGTCCAGGTTCAGCCGGCCCTTGCGGATGCGGTAGCCGGCGAACTTGCCGGAGTAGGGCGTCAGGGTGGTCAGCTCGACGCGCTTGAAGCTGGTGGCGATGTCCAGCTTCTCCAGCGGCGAGAAGGGGTTGAGGCTGCCCTTGATGGTGACCGGCGCGTACTTGTCGACCTTGCCCTTCACGTCTACCGAGGCGGGGGTCGGATTGCGGTTGTCGATGGTGCCGATCTCGCCGCCCAGTTGCTGGATGGCGGTGGCGAAGTCCGGGCGCAGGGTCAGGTCGGCGAAGTTGGCCGAACCATTATTGATCTTCACCCCGCCGATGCGGATGCCCAGCGGCTTGCTGTTGCCACTGCCGCCTTTGTTCGCGGAGGACGCTGCGGATTCCGGTTGCGCGATGATCAGCTCGCTGACGTTGGTGCTGCGGTCCTCGTTGATGATGAAGCGCGCGTAGGGCTCTTCCAGTGACACCGTCTGGATCACCAGGCTGTCGCCATGCTTGTAGGCCAGGCCGTCGAGGGTCAGCTTGGTCCATTTGACGAAGTCGCGGCTCTTGATGGTGTCCAGGGTGTGCAACTGGGTGACCTGGGCGCTGCCGTTGACACTGAAAGCCAGCGGCTCTGTGCCCTTGAGGTCGACATCGAGGTCACTGGACAGCAGGCCGCTGCGCAGTTCCAGGCGGATGAACGGATCGATGTAGGCCTGGGCAACGCGCAGGTCGATGTCGCGTGTGGAGACCTTGAGCTTCGCGCTGACCGGGTTGGGGATGACCTGGCCGCTGGCCTCGATCTGGCCGCGGGGGCCGAGGCCGGTCTTGAGCTTGAGTTGCAGGGGGGAGGTCAGGCCGCTGTCGAGGTTCTGCAGGTCAAGGTCCAGCGGGCCGACTTCGAGATTCACCGGCTTGCTCGGTGCACGATCGGCCAGGTGGGCCTTGTAGCCGCGCAATTGGGTGTCGCGCAGGACCACGTGCCAGGTCTTCTTCGGTTCAGCCGGTGCGTCGGGCCGGGCATCTGCGGGCCGGGACTCGGTAGCGGCCACGGCTGCTGGCGGAGCCTTGGTGGCATCGGTGGGCTTGCCCTGTGCTTTGTCCGCAGCCGCGGGGGGGGCCACGGCCGTCTGTTGTTCCTTGGTGGCCTGCGTGGGGGGCGTTTGCAACTGGCCGGCGACAGTCTCGCCGGACGCCGCCTTGGCTTCGCTGGCGGGCTTCTGCTCGGGAGCGGCCTGTGCCTGCGGAGTCGGTTCCTCGGGGCGCTTGTAGGGTTTGAAGTCGGCGAAGAGCTTCTGCCAGTCCAGCTGCCCGTCCTTCTCCCGCGCAGCCCAGGCTTCCAGGCCCTGGCTGCGGATCTGGCCAACGATCACTTCCTGCTTGGCGAGGTCCAGCGTGGTTTCGGCGACATCCAGGGTGGCGAGCTTGGCCAGCGGCTTGCCATCCGGCGATGCCAGGTCGAGGTCGCGCAACTTGATGGCCGCCTTGTCCAGCATCAGCTGGGTGTCTTTCGACAGGTCCAGGTGGTAGTCGGAGGCGACGCTGAGGATGCCGTTGTTCAGGTTGAGCGGAGCGTTGTCACGCACATAGGGCCACCAGGCCTTCAGCGGCACGCCGTCCAGAGTGAAGCTGCCCTTGGAGGTGAAGGGCACGATGCTCAGGTCGCCTTTCCAGTCCAGCTTGCCGCCGTGCGGGCCGGTGGCGACCAGGGTCATTTCGGCGCCGTCGTCGGGCAGCGTGCTGAGGTTGTGCAGCTCGAACCCCAGGGGGTCGAAGACAAACTCCACCGGCTCGCTCGGGCGGCGGTCGAGGAAGTGCAGGCTGCCCTCGGCCAGGCGAATGCGGTCGATGCGCAGCGGGAAGGGATCGCTCGGTTCCGCCGGCGGAGGAGTCGGTTCGCTGGGGGGCAGCTTGAACAGCTTGGTGAGATTCAGCGTGCCGTTCTCGGCGAACAGCAACTCGGTGTGCGGTGCATCCAGTTCGACATCCGCCAGGTGCAACTGGCGCTTCCACAGGCTATCGAGTTCGAGGTTGGCGTAGAGGCGGCGGAAACGTACCTGTTCCTGCCCCTCATCGCCCAGGTGCAATCCCCAGAGGGTGAGCTCCAGGCTGAAGGGATTGAATTCGATGCGCTCCAGGCGCGCCGGGCCGGTCGAGTATTGAGCCAGTTGTTGGTTGGCTACACGCAGGCCGATGCCGGGAAGAATGAGAAAACCCAGCAGGCAGTAGAGGGAGACCAGCAACAAGACCGCGCCGATGGCGCGTTTCAATCCTTTGGGCATGGCGAGAGTCGTTTCCGTCGTGACGTGCAGAACCAGTATGGCACGGCTGGGATGGTTCGATTCGAAAGTCGCCTTCGGACGCGGTTTTCAGTGATGTCTGTCAGTCGTTCAAGCGATTGGTGCGGGCGAACTCAACGAGATCCACGAGGCTTTCAAGGTTCAGCTTCTCGAGAATACGCGTCTTGTAGGTGCTGACGGTCTTCTGGCTGAGGAAGAGTTCCTCGGCGATGTCCTTGTTGCTCATGCCTCTCACCAGGCTGCGCAGTACCACCAGTTCGCGCGGCGTCAGGCTGGCCACCGGGTCGGCGTTCTTGTCGATGCTCAGAGACTTTTCCGGGAAGCAGCGATAGCCCGAGACCAGCATGCGAGCGGCGTTGAGAATGGCGCTGGTGTCCTTGTTCTTGCTGACGAATCCATGCGCACCCGCGGCTTCGACCTTGCTCGAATACAGACGTTCATCCTGCGAGCTCAAGACCAGCAGGCGGATGTTCTCGTCGAAGATGTGGATACGCGCCAGCAGGTCGAGGCCATCCATCCCTGGCAGGTTGAGGTCCAGTATCACGAGGTCCGGACGTTCCTTGCGGACTGCGTCCAGGCCTCCATGGCCATCGGCCGCCTCGCGTGCTACTTCGAACTGCGGATCCTGTTCGAGCAGCGAACGGATCGCCAAGCGCATCGCGGGGTGATCCTCGATCAGCACCACACGTTTCTTCATGGTTGACTCCCTGAGTCCAAATGATTGCGCGCATTGATCTTGAAGATAGACCAGTTGTTCAAGCACCTACGGAATATTCCTATGCGTAGGACCGAAAGCATGCGGAAAATCAACTTGGGAGGGCATGGGCCTGCAAGCGTGCGTGGAGACTTGCTGTGCAGACGGAATTCTGCTCAGCAAGCCCCGATAGATCAGCGCTGCAGCGCCAGCGCCACGCCTTGGCCGCCGCCGATACAGAGCGTCGCGAGGCCCTTTTTCGCGTCGCGGCGGAGCATCTCGTGCAGCAGGGTGACCAGTACGCGGCAGCCTGATGCGCCGATTGGGTGGCCGAGGGCGATGGCGCCGCCGTTGACGTTCACCTTCGAGGCATCCCAGCCCAGTTCCTTGCCCACCGACAATGCCTGGGCGGCGAACGCCTCGTTGGCCTCGATCAGGTCCAGGTCGGCCAACTGCCAGCCGGCTTTCTCCAGGCAGCGGCGGGTAGCCGAGACCGGGCCGATGCCCATGATGGCCGGGTCGACACCGGCGTTGGCGTAAGCAGCAATGCGGGCCAGGACCGGCAGGCCCAGTTCTGCAGCCTTGGCCGCACTCATCAGCAACACGGCGGCCGCACCGTCATTGAGGGTTGAAGCATTGCCGGCGGTGACGCTGCCGTCCTTCCTGAACGCTGGTTTGAGCTTGGCCAGGGATTCTGCGGTAGTGCCGGCGCGGGGCTGCTCGTCGGTGTCGAAGCGCAGTGCTTCGCCCTTGCGCTGGGGGATCTCGATGGCGGTGATTTCGGCCTTGAAGCGGCCCGCTTCGATGGCGTCGGCGGCCTTGCGTTGCGATTCGGCGGCGAAGGCGTCCTGGGCCTCCCGGCTGATGCCGTACTTCTCCACCAGGTTTTCGGCGGTGATGCCCATGTGGTAGTCGTTGAAGGCATCCCACAGGCCGTCCTGAATCATGCTGTCGACCAGTTTGGCGTGGCCCATGCGCAGGCCGGTGCGGGCGCCAGGCATGACGTAGGGGGCGAGGCTCATGCTTTCCTGGCCGCCGGCGATGACGACATCGGCGTCACCACAGCGGATGGCCTGGGCAGCCAGGTGCAGGGCCTTGAGCCCGGAGCCGCAGACCTTGTTCACCGTCATCGCAGGCACCGTGTTGGGCAGGCCTGCGGCAATGGAAGCCTGGCGCGCCGGGTTCTGGCCGGCACCGGCGGTCAGTGTCTGGCCGAGGATGACTTCATCCACCCGGGCCGGATCCAGGCCGGTCTGTTGCAGCAGGCTGCGAATCACCGCGGCGCCCAGTTCATGGGCCGGCAATGTGGCGAGCGAACCCTGGAAGCTGCCGATGGCGGTACGGGTGGCAGCGACGATGACGACTTCTTGCATGACGCGAATCCTCTGGCTGGCGCGGCAACGGCCGCAGCGAAGGAGCATGGTTGCACGCTCGCCGCCGGCTCACCACCCTCCGAACCGAGTGGTCACGTTTCAGCGCAGAGGGGGCAGCCCCATGCGTCGGCGCGCGCGGTGCAGCGAACCGTTGCGTACCGCCCAGCGCAACAGCGGCACGCTGCGCTTCACGCTGGAACGGATCAGCTGGCGCTGCAGGCTGCCGAGGCTCAGACCGAGCTGGTCAGTTGCCCACTCTGGGAGCAGGTCGATGCCGGCGCGCATCATCAGCATGCCGAAGGGCTTGGCGAGGAAGCTGGGGGCGGGGGCGTTGAAGAGCACGCTGACCACTTCTCGGGTGCGTTCGTCGTAGCGAAGCTGTGGGCGCATGCGTTGCAGGTAGGCAGCAACCTCCACCCGCGAGCGCGGGACATTGCGTGCACCGAGGCGCTCGGCGATCAGGGCTATCTCGTCGTAGTAGCGGTCCTGTTCTTCGCCGGAAAGATTCGGGTTCAGGTAGCGCAGGTGCGACGCGAGGAAGCAGCTGACTTCGGCGACGTGCACCCAGGTGAGCAGGTCCGGGTCGCTGGCCGCATAGGGTGTGCCGTCGGGAAGGGTGCCGTGGACGCCATCGTGGATGCGGCGCACGCGCTCGATCAGCTTCTCGGCGTCACCGCGCGAACCATAGGTGGTGGCGGAGATGAACTGCCCGGTGCGGCGCAGGCGGCCGAGCATGTCGGCGCGGAAGTTGGAGTGGTCCCAGACGCCACCGAGTGCGGCCGGATGGAGCATCTGCAGGAGCAGGGCGCTGATGCCGCCAATGAGCATCGAACTGAAATCACCATGGACTTTCCAGCTGATGGATTCCGGCCCGAACAGGCCGGGGTCGCCCTTGGGCGACTCGAAGTCGACCCCGCCCAGGGCGAGGCCGGTCAGGCTGAGTACCTGGCTTTCGATATGACGGCGAACGGTTTCCATTGCGGCGGACAGGCCTCAGGGCAAGGACGACAGGTCTGTTGCATAAACCTAGCATCTTTGCGCCCTCGGCCTGTAGCGCAGGTCAACGGTTGAGGCGGTTGTCGATCAGCCCCTGGACCACGCTGGGGTCGGCCAGGGTCGAGGTGTCGCCGAGGTTTTCCAGTTCGTTGCAGGCGATCTTGCGCAGGATGCGCCGCATGATCTTGCCCGAGCGCGTCTTGGGCAGGCCCGGCGCCCACTGCAGCATTTCCGGCTTGGCGAAGCTGCCGATCTCCTTGCTCACCAGGGCCAGCAGTTCCTGCTTGAGTGCGTCGCTGGGCTCGATGCCGTTCATGGTGGTGACGAAGGCGTAGATGCCCTGGCCCTTGAGGTCGTGCGGATAGCCGACGACAGCAGCCTCGGCGACCGAGTCATGCAGCACCAGCGCGCTCTCCACCTCGGCGGTGCCGATGCGATGGCCGGAGACGTTGATCACGTCGTCCACGCGGCCGGTGATCCAGTAGTAGCCATCCTCGTCGCGGCGGGCGCCGTCGCCGGTGAAGTAGTAGCCGGGGTAGGGCTTGAAGTAGGTATCGATCATCCGCTGGTGATCACCGTAGACACTGCGGATCTGGCTGGGCCAGCTGGCTTTCACGGCGAGTACGCCGGAGCCGGGACCATCGATTTCCTTGCCCTGCTCATCCAGCAGCACCGGTTGCACGCCGAAGAAGGGGCGGGTCGCCGAGCCGGGCTTGAGGTCGGTGGCGCCGGGCAGCGGAGTGATCAGGATGCTGCCGGTTTCGGTCTGCCACCAGGTGTCGACGATGGGGCAGCGCTTCTCGCCTACCACGTTGTAGTACCACTCCCAGGCTTCCGGGTTGATCGGCTCGCCCACTGAACCGAGCAGGCGCAGGCTGCTGCGATCGGTCTTCTGCACCGGAGCCTCGCCCTCGCGCATCAGCGCGCGGATGGCGGTGGGTGCGGTGTAGAAGATATTCACCTGGTGCTTGTCGATCACCTGCCAGAAGCGCGAGGCGTCCGGATAGTTCGGCACGCCTTCGAACATCAGTGTGGTGGCGCCATTGGCCAGCGGGCCGTAGACGATGTAGCTGTGCCCGGTGACCCAGCCCACGTCCGCGGTGCACCAGTAGATGTCGCCGTCGTGGTAGTCGAACACGTACTTGTGGGTCATCGCCGCGCCCAGCAGGTAGCCGCCGGTGGTGTGCAGCACGCCCTTGGGTTTGCCGGTCGAGCCGGAGGTGTAGAGGATGAACAGCGGGTCCTCTGCATCCATCGGCTCCGGTGCGCAGTCCTCGCTGGCCTCGCGCAGGGCCTCGTGGTACCAGAGGTCGCGGCCTTCGACCCACGGGATCTCGCCCTGGGTGCGCTCGACCACGACCACGGTGGACACGTTCGGGCAGTCCGCCAGGGCTTTTTCCACGTTTTTCTTCAGCGGGATGTACTTGCCGCCGCGCACGCCTTCGTCGGCGGTGATCACGGCGCGGCAATCGGCATCGTTGATGCGGTCACGCAGGGCGTCCGGGGAGAAACCGCCGAACACCACCGAGTGGATCGCGCCGATCCGCGCGCAGGCCAGCATGGCGTAGGCGGCTTCGGGGATCATCGGCATGTAGATGCAGACCCGGTCGCCTTTCCCGACACCGCGGCTCTTGAGCACATTGGCCAGGCGGCAGACATGGCTGTGCAGCTTGCGGTAGGTGATGTTGGCGGATTCGGTCGGGTTGTCGCCTTCCCAGATGATGGCGACCTGCTCGGCGCGCTGTTCGAGATGGCGGTCGATGCAGTTGTAGGTGACGTTGAGCTGGCCGCCCTTGAACCAGGTGGCCTGGCCCTTCGCCAGATCGCCGTGGTGCACCGAGTGCCAGGGCTTGAACCAGTCGAGGAAGGCCTTGGCCTGCTCGCCCCAGAAGGCTTCCGGGTCGTTTACCGACTGCTGGTAAAGGCGCTGGTAGGCGTCATTGTCGAGGTAGGCACGCTTGCGTACGGCCTCCGGCACGGGGTGAAGGCTGATCTCGTACATGGGGAATCCTTGTTGTTGTTGAGCCGAGATGCCCTCAAGGGTGCATGCAAGGCCTGGCGGGTTCAAGGGTTGTCCATGTTGTTTCGACGCGCCAGGGCGGGGGAACGTTCCGGCGGCGGATGTCCCTTGCGCTTGCAGGCGGGGTGGCGGCGTGGTGTGGCGTTGGCCGGCGAGGCGGCAGGAGCGGGAGCGGTGCTGTGTTGCCCGTCGATTGCCGGGCAGGAGGGAAGCTGGACGCGCAGGGGCGCATCCAGCTGTTTTCGTCAGCCGCGGTGACGGCCGCGGAAGAAGTCGATCAGGCCCTGGGTGGAGCCGTCCTCGGCGGCGCTTTCCTCGCTGCCGACCAGGCGGCCGTAGACCGCCTTGCCCAGCTCCTTGCCCAGTTCCACGCCCCACTGGTCGAAGGCGTTGATGCCCCAGAGGATGCTTTGCACGTAGACCTTGTGCTCGTACATCGCGATCAGCGCGCCCAGGCGGCGGGCGCTGATGCGCTCCAGCACCAGGGTGTTGCTCGGGCGGTTGCCCGGGATCACCTTGTGCGGCGCCAGGCGCTGCACTTCGGCCTCGTCCACGCCCTTGGCGCGCAGTTCGGCCTCGGCTTCGGCGCGGCTTTTGCCGACCATCAGAGCCTGGCTCTGTGACAGGCAGTTGGCGTACAGCCACTGGTGGTGGTCGGCCACCGGGTTGTAGCTGGACACCGGGACAATGAAGTCGGCCGGGATCAGGTGGGTGCCCTGGTGCAGCAACTGGTGGTAAGCGTGCTGGCCGTTGCAGCCCACGCCGCCCCAGATCACCGGGCCGGTGCCGGCGGACACCGGGGTGCCGTCCTGGCGCACGCTCTTGCCGTTGGACTCCATGTCCAGCTGCTGCAGGTGGTCGGTGATATTCCGCAGGTAGTAGTCGTAGGGCAGGATCGCATGGCTGCGCGCGCCCCAGAAGTCGCCATACCAGACGCCGAGCAGGCCTAGCAGCACCGGGATGTTCTTCTCGAACGGCGCGGTGAGGAAGTGCTGGTCCATGCTGTAGGCGCCGGACAGCAGCTCCTTGAAGTTGTTGATGCCCACCGACATGGCGATTGGCAGGCCGATGGCCGACCACAGCGAGTAACGGCCACCGACCCAGTCCCACATCGGGAAGACGTTTTCCGGGCGAATGCCGAAGGCGGAAGCGGCTTCCTTGTTGCTGGAAACGGCGATGAAGTGGCGGTACAGCTCCGCCTCGCTGCCTCCCTGGGCCAGGTACCAGGCGCGGGCAGCCTGGGCGTTCTTCAGTGTTTCCAGGGTGCCGAAGGACTTCGACGAGACGATGAACAGCGTGGTCTCGGCGTTGAGCTTGGCGGTCATCTCGCGGAATTCGCTGCCGTCGATGTTCGCCAGGTAGTGGCAACGCACGCCTTTCTGGGCGAAGGGTAGCAGCGCTTCGGAGACCAGCTGCGGGCCCAGGAAGGAGCCACCGATGCCGATGTTCACCACGTCAGTGATCGGCCTCTCGGTGTAGCCGCGCCACAGGCCGTTGTGCA harbors:
- a CDS encoding BON domain-containing protein, which codes for MKRFNKLALAAATATALSFSFANSVFAQPTTLAANDTVQKTEEAVSDTWITSKVKSSLIANKDISGTNIKVETNKGVVSLSGNVKTDAEKELAVQTAKGIKGVTAVSADGLKSVE
- a CDS encoding CsbD family protein produces the protein MNTDVIKGKWKQLSGTLKEKWGKLTDDDLQAADGHAEYLVGKLQERYGWTREKAEEEVRDFSRRL
- a CDS encoding rhomboid family intramembrane serine protease, which produces MVIVPAEHPLDWKKPPVITLLLIVINVLIYFGYQGGDSARREEAVRVYLDQDLLGHERPLFSASLERRDRLEADQQRALEALPRQQLAWLVLSDLEFGHELRELPAFQQDSAWQAARLKAEAARDQTSSLRFGFIPERFTVQGLFGSMFLHGSFWHLAGNMVFLFIFGFALEAALGRALYLGLYLFSGLCSGLLWWALDPSWVPGIGASGAISGLMGMYIGVYGLRRIQFFYWLGPLMGYLKAPALWILPLWLGKELFGLVRAADHVNYYAHIGGLVSGFLAVWLPRRLGRMPVDEAYLAKEDPEAPFKRALASLDEQIGRFALDQAAARGAELLRQFPDQPLLVERLYGVAKGRQDRGLMSETLKQLFALPPSPSADALLRRLAEESAASDTGLLAHPTIQLHLLRKLLQRNESVQALSSWRRLTRSAQRPELLPGLTLQLAKQVGQKGDLQAVRELSRFLRQHYPEADPTRQLTIYQQHLAP
- a CDS encoding DUF2845 domain-containing protein, whose product is MKTPFVLRLAALVLPLSVIALDAQAASLRCNSKLISTGDVTSDVLSRCGEPVSRSFLGYKQVPGPRYGESMEVAVEEWIYGPWSGMLYFVRFEGNRLSDIQSKRSGN
- a CDS encoding DUF2845 domain-containing protein translates to MKALTWMSCALLLCAAGAQAESMRCGSSLINAGDRAWEVEQKCGAPDHRDEVGYTLSGYDHREYRVEEWVYGPRNGTSYILTFEANKLKSIEFKRN
- a CDS encoding DUF748 domain-containing protein codes for the protein MPKGLKRAIGAVLLLVSLYCLLGFLILPGIGLRVANQQLAQYSTGPARLERIEFNPFSLELTLWGLHLGDEGQEQVRFRRLYANLELDSLWKRQLHLADVELDAPHTELLFAENGTLNLTKLFKLPPSEPTPPPAEPSDPFPLRIDRIRLAEGSLHFLDRRPSEPVEFVFDPLGFELHNLSTLPDDGAEMTLVATGPHGGKLDWKGDLSIVPFTSKGSFTLDGVPLKAWWPYVRDNAPLNLNNGILSVASDYHLDLSKDTQLMLDKAAIKLRDLDLASPDGKPLAKLATLDVAETTLDLAKQEVIVGQIRSQGLEAWAAREKDGQLDWQKLFADFKPYKRPEEPTPQAQAAPEQKPASEAKAASGETVAGQLQTPPTQATKEQQTAVAPPAAADKAQGKPTDATKAPPAAVAATESRPADARPDAPAEPKKTWHVVLRDTQLRGYKAHLADRAPSKPVNLEVGPLDLDLQNLDSGLTSPLQLKLKTGLGPRGQIEASGQVIPNPVSAKLKVSTRDIDLRVAQAYIDPFIRLELRSGLLSSDLDVDLKGTEPLAFSVNGSAQVTQLHTLDTIKSRDFVKWTKLTLDGLAYKHGDSLVIQTVSLEEPYARFIINEDRSTNVSELIIAQPESAASSANKGGSGNSKPLGIRIGGVKINNGSANFADLTLRPDFATAIQQLGGEIGTIDNRNPTPASVDVKGKVDKYAPVTIKGSLNPFSPLEKLDIATSFKRVELTTLTPYSGKFAGYRIRKGRLNLDLHYQITQGKLKADNKVLVEHLQLGEKVDSPDAVDLPVKLAIALLKDANGNIDIQLPVEGDLNNPQFSVMPIVWQTLRNLVVRAVQAPFKFIAGLAGGGDEDLGSVTFAPGSSELDSAAQGNLDKLVGALKQRPALKLEVEGVAAAASDGPLLAGKRLNQEYQKNYYSMLQRRGDKVPSDASQLEVPEDLQPILLEGVYRARLKKQPPAEWQDLSKDERSAKMRQAVLDSWSDSQLLLRKLGQERATQIKDYLVSKGGLGDDRIYLIDVSFGEAENGGNVATQLHLDSE
- a CDS encoding response regulator transcription factor gives rise to the protein MKKRVVLIEDHPAMRLAIRSLLEQDPQFEVAREAADGHGGLDAVRKERPDLVILDLNLPGMDGLDLLARIHIFDENIRLLVLSSQDERLYSSKVEAAGAHGFVSKNKDTSAILNAARMLVSGYRCFPEKSLSIDKNADPVASLTPRELVVLRSLVRGMSNKDIAEELFLSQKTVSTYKTRILEKLNLESLVDLVEFARTNRLND
- a CDS encoding acetyl-CoA C-acetyltransferase, with the translated sequence MQEVVIVAATRTAIGSFQGSLATLPAHELGAAVIRSLLQQTGLDPARVDEVILGQTLTAGAGQNPARQASIAAGLPNTVPAMTVNKVCGSGLKALHLAAQAIRCGDADVVIAGGQESMSLAPYVMPGARTGLRMGHAKLVDSMIQDGLWDAFNDYHMGITAENLVEKYGISREAQDAFAAESQRKAADAIEAGRFKAEITAIEIPQRKGEALRFDTDEQPRAGTTAESLAKLKPAFRKDGSVTAGNASTLNDGAAAVLLMSAAKAAELGLPVLARIAAYANAGVDPAIMGIGPVSATRRCLEKAGWQLADLDLIEANEAFAAQALSVGKELGWDASKVNVNGGAIALGHPIGASGCRVLVTLLHEMLRRDAKKGLATLCIGGGQGVALALQR
- a CDS encoding oxygenase MpaB family protein, with the protein product METVRRHIESQVLSLTGLALGGVDFESPKGDPGLFGPESISWKVHGDFSSMLIGGISALLLQMLHPAALGGVWDHSNFRADMLGRLRRTGQFISATTYGSRGDAEKLIERVRRIHDGVHGTLPDGTPYAASDPDLLTWVHVAEVSCFLASHLRYLNPNLSGEEQDRYYDEIALIAERLGARNVPRSRVEVAAYLQRMRPQLRYDERTREVVSVLFNAPAPSFLAKPFGMLMMRAGIDLLPEWATDQLGLSLGSLQRQLIRSSVKRSVPLLRWAVRNGSLHRARRRMGLPPLR